From Canis lupus baileyi chromosome 16, mCanLup2.hap1, whole genome shotgun sequence, a single genomic window includes:
- the EVPL gene encoding envoplakin isoform X2 yields MQANADQVERDILETQKRLQQDRLHSEQSQALQHRQEVGRSLKEAEVLLKDLFLDVDKARRLKHPQAEEIEKDIKQLHERVTQECAEYRALYEKIVLPPDVGPRVDWARVLEQKQKQVCEGQYGPGMAELEQQIAEHNILQKEIEAYGQQLRNLIGPDAATIRSQYRDLLKAASWRGQSLGSLYTHLQGCTRQLSALAQQQQGILQQDWSDLLADPQGVRREYEHFKQQELLSQEQSVNQLEDDGERMVELGHPAVGPIQTHQEALKMEWQNFLNLCICQESQLQHVEAYHRFQEEADSVSQTLAKLNSSLDTQYSPAPGAPPGALTELLQQLEAEKKHLAVTEKTIRDLQRQSQQVAPLQQRRNPPQQPLHVDSICDWDSGEVQLLRGERYLLMDNTDQHTWVVQGPDGETKRAPAACFCIPAPDPDAVARASKLASELQALKQKLAAVQSELTACAEQPLQTSQQAPTGSAPEDPQAQKLLTQMTQLDGDLKQIERQVLAWARTPLSRTTPLEDLEGRIQSHKETAQRLQGLGAEKETAQQECEALLSARPGGPAALQLPVALNSVKNKYSDVQILCNLYGEKARAALGLERRIQDADRVIRGFESTVAQEGPIPASPGALQERVNELQRLRRELLEKQACVLGLHRELKATEHACSALQNNFQEFCQDLPRQQRQARALTDRYHAVGDQLDLREKMLQDVGLTYQQFKNCLDNLSFWLENLPRNEVRPSDGPSQLAYKLQAQKRLQQEIQGREQDRAMASRLSQDLQAALQDYELQADTYRCSLETTTQAGSAPKRPRVAPLQESIQEQEKSLIKAYTEVAAAHQQQLHQLEFARRMLEKKELSEDVQVTHDAQQGSESPAQARKESEALKSQLEEERKRVAQVQQQLEEQRNQLLQLRTQRPLERLEEKEVVEFYRDPQLESSLSRVKSQVEEEGKKRAGLQADLEAAAQKVVQLESKKRAMQPHLLTKEVTQIERDPDLESQAAQLSSEILQLRGENATVSARLEVLKKELLALEQKEPNVKERVVVKEVVKVEKDLEMLKAAQALRLQLEEDSARRKGAEEAVAKLRARIEELERAIGAVEPKVIVKEVKKVEQDLGLLEEASRLRNLLEEARGRNATLARELEDLRGKYSVVEKQKPKVELQERIHETFQVAPETQQEIARLRAQLQDTASRRSGVEKELEGLLPELAALRAQKPAVEYKQVTQEVVKHERSPEVLREIDRLKAQLNELVNGSGRAQEQLIRLQGERDEWRRERSKVETKTVNKEVVRHEKDPVLEKEAERLRQEVREATQRRRATEDVVSELQNRYLLLERRRPEERVVVQEVVVTQKDPKLREDHGRLSQSLDEEAGRRRQLEREVQQLRAGVQEKESLLSFQEDRTKKLAVERELRQLTLRIQELEQRPPAVQEKIIMEEVVKLEKDPDLEKSTEALRQDLEQEKTRVTELHRECKNLQVQIDVLQTTKSQEKTIYKEVIRVEKDRVLEGERSRAWEALNRERGARQSREEEVRHLRQRLDGAEALRRTRAREEAELQRSRAQADQEHRQLRQELRELERRKQQRALHLQEEAKLLSQRTDGERQKAAQRGQELSQLEAAILREKDQIHEKERTLRDLRARVSREELNQETQTRETNLSTKISILEPETGKDLSPYEAYKQGIIDRGQYLQLQELECDWEEVTTSGPCGEESVLLDRKSGKQYSIEAALHCRRISKEEYHLYKDGQLPISEFALLVAGETKPCSSLSIGSIISKSPLASPATQGSGFFSSGSLGLSDDSFPIAGIYDTTTDNKCSIKTAMAKNMLDPITGQKLLEAQAATGGIVDLLSRERYSVHKAMERGLIENTSTQRLLNAQKAFTGIEDPVTRKRLSVGEAVQKGWMPRESVLPHLQVQHLTGGLIDPKRTGRIPVPQAVLSGMISEELAQLLQDESGYEKDLTDPISRERMSYKEAMGRCRRDPLSGLLLLPATLEGYHCYRSASPRALRSLR; encoded by the exons ATGCAGGCCAATGCTGACCAGGTAGAGAGGGACATTCTGGAGACCCAGAAGAGACTGCAGCAG GACCGGCTGCACAGCGAGCAGAGCCAGGCCCTGCAGCACAGGCAGGAAGTGGGGCGCAGCCTGAAGGAGGCTGAGGTGCTGCTGAAAGACCTCTTCCTGGATGTGGATAAGGCGCGGCGGCTCAAGCACCCACAGGCCGAGGAGATTGAGAAGGA CATCAAGCAGCTGCACGAGCGAGTGACCCAAGAGTGTGCCGAGTACCGCGCCCTGTATGAGAAGATAGTGCTGCCACCCGATGTGGGGCCCAGGGTCGACTGGGCGCGTGTGCTAGAGCAGAAACAG AAGCAGGTCTGCGAGGGCCAGTACGGGCCGGGCATGGCAGAGCTGGAGCAGCAGATTGCGGAGCACAACATCCTGCAGAAGGAGATTGAGGCCTACGGGCAGCAGCTCCGGAACCTCATCGGGCCG GACGCAGCTACCATCAGGAGCCAATACCGGGACCTCCTG AAGGCGGCCTCGTGGCGCGGCCAGAGCCTGGGCAGCCTGTACACGCACCTTCAGGGCTGCACGCGCCAGCTGAGTGCCCTGGCCCAGCAGCAGCAGGGCATCCTGCAGCAGGACTGGAGCGACCTCCTGGCGGACCCCCAGGGCGTGCGGCGGGAGTACGAG CACTTCAAGCAGCAGGAgctgctgagccaggagcagaGCGTGAACCAGCTGGAGGATGACGGGGAGCGCATGGTGGAGCTGGGGCACCCGGCTGTGGGGCCCATCCAG ACCCACCAGGAGGCCCTGAAGATGGAATGGCAGAACTTTCTAAACCTCTGCATCTGCCAGGAGAGCCAGCTGCAGCACGTGGAGGCCTACCACCGG TTCCAGGAAGAGGCCGACTCCGTGAGCCAAACCCTGGCGAAGCTGAACTCCAGCCTGGACACCCAGTACAGCCCAGCCCCTGGGGCGCCCCCTGGCGCCCTCACGGAGCTGCTGCAGCAGCTGGAG gcagagaagaagcatCTGGCTGTCACTGAGAAGACCATTAGGGACCTGCAGCGGCAGAGCCAGCAGGTGGCCCCTCTGCAGCAGCGCAGAAACCCACCCCAGCAGCCCCTGCACGTGGACAGCATCTGTGACTGGGACTCAGGAGAA GTGCAGCTGCTGCGGGGCGAACGGTATTTGCTGATGGACAACACTGACCAGCACACCTGGGTCGTTCAGGGTCCAGATGGGGAGACCAAACGTGCCCCAGCCGCCTGCTTCTGCATCCCAGCTCCGGACCCTGACGCTGTGGCCAGGGCCTCCAA GCTGGCGTCGGAGCTGCAGGCCCTGAAGCAGAAATTGGCCGCAGTCCAGAGCGAGCTGACAGCCTGTGCTGAGCAGCCCTTACAGACCAGCCAGCAGG CTCCCACTGGCTCAGCCCCAGAAGACCCACAGGCCCAGAAGCTCCTGACACAGATGACCCAGCTGGATGGAGACCTGAAGCAGATAGAGAGGCAAGTGCTGGCCTGGGCCCGGACCCCGCTGAGCCGCACGACACCCCTGGAAGACCTGGAGGGCCGCATCCAGAGCCATAAG GAAACAGCCCAGCGGCTGCAGGGCctgggagcagagaaagaaacagccCAGCAGGAGTGTGAGGCGTTGCTGTCCGCCCGGCCTGGGGGCCCCGCTGCCCTGCAGCTGCCCGTGGCCCTCAACAGTGTCAAGAACAAGTACAGCGACGTGCAGATTCTTTGCAACCTCTACGGGGAGAA AGCCAGAGCTGCCCTGGGTCTGGAGCGCCGGATCCAGGACGCGGACAGGGTCATCCGAGGCTTCGAGTCCACTGTGGCGCAGGAGGGCCCCATCCCCGCCAGCCCCGGGGCACTGCAGGAGAGGGTCAATGAGCTACAG CGCCTGCGGAGGGAGCTGCTGGAAAAGCAGGCCTGTGTGCTGGGGCTGCACCGCGAGCTGAAGGCCACCGAGCATGCATGCAGCGCCCTGCAGAACAACTTCCAGGAGTTCTGCCAAGACCTGCCTCGCCAGCAGCGCCAGGCCCGGGCCCTTACCGACCGCTACCATGCTGTGGGGGATCAGCTGGACCTGCG ggAGAAGATGTTGCAGGATGTTGGCCTCACCTACCAGCAGTTCAAGAATTGCTTGGACAATCTGAGCTTCTGGCTGGAAAACCTGCCCCGCAATGAAGTGCGGCCCAGCGATGGTCCCAGCCAGCTCGCCTACAAGCTGCAGGCACAGAAG AGGCTGCAGCAGGAGATCCAGGGCCGAGAGCAGGACAGGGCCATGGCATCCCGCCTCTCCCAGGACCTGCAGGCAGCTCTCCAG GACTATGAGTTGCAGGCAGACACCTACCGCTGCTCCCTAGAGACCACCACCCAGGCAGGGTCAGCCCCCAAGAGACCCCGAGTGGCTCCCCTGCAGGAGAGCATCCAGGAGCAG GAGAAGAGCCTGATAAAGGCCTATACTGAGGTTGCGGCTGCACACCAGCAGCAGCTGCATCAGCTGGAGTTTGCCAGAAGGATGCTGGAGAAG AAGGAGCTCAGTGAGGATGTCCAGGTGACCCATGATGCACAGCAGGGGTCTGAGAGCCCAGCCCAAGCAAGGAAGGAGTCAGAGGCCCTAAAGTCccagctggaggaggagaggaagcgggtggcccaggtgcagCAACAGCTGGAGGAACAGCGGAACCAGCTGCTGCAGCTGAGAACCCAGCGCCCCTTGGAGAGGCTAGAAGAGAAGGAAGTGGTAGAGTTTTACCGGGACCCCCAGCTGGAGAGCAGCCTGTCCAGGGTAAAGTCCCAGGTAGAGGAGGAAGGCAAGAAGCGGGCCGGCCTGCAGGCAGACCTGGAGGCAGCAGCCCAGAAGGTCGTCCAGCTGGAGAGCAAGAAGAGGGCCATGCAACCTCACCTGCTGACCAAGGAGGTAACCCAGATCGAGAGGGACCCTGACCTGGAGAGCCAGGCAGCCCAGCTCAGCAGCGAGATCCTGCAGCTGCGGGGGGAGAATGCCACCGTCTCGGCCCGGCTCGAGGTGCTAAAGAAGGAGCTGCTGGCCCTGGAGCAGAAGGAGCCGAATGTGAAGGAGAGGGTCGTGGTGAAAGAAGTGGTCAAGGTGGAGAAGGACCTGGAAATGCTTAAGGCAGCCCAGGCCCTCCGGCTGCAGCTGGAGGAGGACTCTGCGCGGAGGAAGGGGGCGGAAGAGGCTGTGGCCAAGCTGCGGGCACGCATTGAAGAGCTAGAGCGGGCGATCGGTGCCGTGGAGCCCAAGGTGATCGTGAAGGAGGTGAAGAAGGTGGAGCAGGACCTGGGCCTCCTGGAAGAGGCGTCCAGGCTGAGGAACCTCCTAGAGGAGGCCAGGGGCAGGAACGCCACGCTGGCGCGCGAGCTGGAGGACCTGCGGGGCAAGTACAGCGTGGTGGAGAAGCAGAAGCCCAAAGTGGAGCTCCAGGAGCGCATCCACGAGACCTTCCAGGTGGCTCCGGAGACGCAGCAGGAGATCGCGCGGCTCCGGGCCCAGCTGCAGGACACCGCCAGCAGGAGGAGCGGCGTAGAGAAGGAGCTGGAGGGGCTGCTGCCCGAGCTGGCCGCCCTCCGTGCCCAGAAGCCCGCGGTGGAGTACAAGCAGGTGACGCAGGAGGTGGTGAAGCACGAGAGGAGTCCCGAGGTGCTGCGGGAAATCGACCGCCTGAAGGCCCAGCTGAATGAGCTGGTCAACGGCAGCGGGcgggcccaggagcagctcatCCGGCTGCAGGGGGAGCGCGACGAGTGGAGGCGGGAGCGGTCCAAGGTGGAGACCAAGACAGTGAACAAGGAGGTGGTGCGCCACGAGAAGGACCCTGTCCTGGAGAAGGAGGCCGAGCGGCTGCGCCAGGAGGTTCGAGAAGCCACCCAGAGGAGGCGGGCCACCGAGGACGTGGTCTCCGAGCTGCAGAACCGGTACCTGCTGCTGGAGAGGAGGCGGCCCGAGGAGAGGGTGGTGGTACAGGAGGTGGTGGTCACCCAGAAGGACCCGAAGCTCCGAGAGGACCACGGCCGGCTGAGCCAGAGCCTGGACGAGGAGGCGGGCCGGCGGCGGCAGCTGGAGCGGGAGGTGCAGCAGCTCCGGGCTGGTGTGCAGGAGAAGGAGAGCCTGCTCAGCTTCCAGGAGGACCGGACCAAGAAGCTGGCCGTGGAGAGGGAGCTGCGGCAGCTGACCCTGCGGATCCAGGAGCTCGAGCAGCGGCCTCCTGCGGTGCAAGAGAAGATCATCATGGAGGAGGTGGTCAAGCTGGAGAAAGACCCGGATCTGGAGAAGTCCACAGAAGCCCTGCGGCAGGACCTGGAGCAGGAGAAGACCCGGGTGACAGAGCTGCATCGGGAGTGCAAGAACCTGCAGGTGCAGATCGACGTCCTCCAGACCACGAAATCGCAGGAGAAGACCATCTACAAGGAAGTGATCCGGGTAGAGAAGGACCGGGTGCTGGAGGGCGAGCGGTCCCGGGCGTGGGAGGCGCTCAACCGGGAGCGCGGGGCCCGGCAGAGCCGGGAGGAGGAGGTGCGGCACCTCCGGCAGCGGCTGGACGGGGCCGAGGCGCTGAGGAGGACCCGGGCCCGCGAGGAGGCTGAGCTCCAGAGGTCCCGGGCCCAGGCGGACCAGGAGCACCGGCAGCTGCGGCAGGAGCTGCGGGAGCTGGAGAGGCGGAAGCAGCAGAGGGCGCTGCACCTGCAGGAGGAGGCGAAGCTGCTCAGCCAGAGGACAGACGGCGAGCGGCAGAAGGCGGCCCAGCGGGGCCAGGAGCTCTCGCAGCTCGAGGCGGCCATCCTCCGCGAGAAGGACCAGATCCACGAGAAGGAGAGGACGCTGCGCGACCTCCGCGCCAGGGTGAGCAGGGAGGAGCTCAACCAGGAGACCCAGACGCGAGAGACCAACCTCTCCACCAAGATCTCCATCTTGGAACCCGAGACGGGGAAGGACCTGTCCCCGTATGAGGCCTACAAGCAGGGCATCATCGATCGGGGCCAGTACCTCCAGCTCCAGGAGCTCGAGTGTGACTGGGAGGAGGTCACCACCTCGGGCCCCTGCGGCGAGGAGTCCGTGCTGCTGGACCGCAAGAGCGGGAAGCAGTACTCCATCGAGGCGGCCCTGCACTGCCGGCGCATCTCCAAGGAGGAGTACCACCTCTACAAGGACGGCCAGCTGCCCATCTCCGAGTTCGCGCTGCTCGTGGCAGGGGAGACCAAGCCCTGCTCCTCGCTCTCCATTGGCTCCATCATCTCCAAGTCCCCACTCGcctccccagccacccagggctccGGTTTCTTCTCCAGCGGCTCCCTTGGGCTCAGCGATGACAGCTTCCCCATCGCTGGCATCTATGACACGACCACGGACAACAAATGCAGCATCAAGACGGCCATGGCCAAGAACATGCTGGACCCCATCACGGGGCAGAAGCTGCTGGAGGCCCAGGCGGCCACAGGGGGCATCGTGGACCTCCTCAGCCGGGAGCGCTACTCCGTGCACAAGGCCATGGAAAGGGGGCTGATCGAGAACACCTCGACACAGAGGCTGCTCAACGCCCAGAAGGCCTTCACCGGCATCGAGGATCCCGTCACCAGGAAGAGGCTGTCGGTGGGCGAGGCCGTGCAGAAGGGCTGGATGCCGCGGGAGAGCGTGCTCCCACACCTGCAGGTCCAGCACCTGACCGGGGGACTCATCGACCCCAAGAGGACCGGCCGCATCCCTGTCCCTCAGGCCGTGCTCTCCGGAATGATCAGTGAAGAGCTGGCCCAGCTCCTGCAGGATGAGTCCGGCTATGAGAAGGATTTGACAGACCCCATCTCCAGGGAGCGGATGAGCTACAAGGAGGCCATGGGGCGCTGCCGGAGAGACCCCCTGAGCGGCCTGCTGCTGCTCCCAGCCACGCTGGAGGGGTACCACTGCTACCGCTCCGCCTCCCCCAGGGCGCTGCGCTCCTTGCGCTGA